AACAATGAGTCCAACATTGAACATGAATATATCTGAAGATATGTCAGGCTAGATAGAGAAAACGATCCtgaaaatcaattataaataaaaatgttaataaattaagaatccATTCTTATTTTCAATACATTGATCTAGATGAACTAAAACCACAAACTCAAACATCCAATAATCAActcataatgataaaaaataattatcccatacaattttattttgccTACTTCACATTTTCaccatcttttttcttttaataatttcagatttaattactttttctaATCTCTATATTTACACAAACTTCATCTTAATTTTAGTTCCTATCTCGAACCTTTTTTCACATGTAAAGATCCTATTTGTGGTTTATTTTATTcgtaagattatatatatatatatatatatatatatatatatatatatatatatatatatatgttatttctGGAGTTTAATAGAAAGAATGACTTCAAAAATTTAAACGGTTTCAAAAGTTGAATTTAGTGatttctttttcatgttttattatatttgtattctGTTTTAACAAAAAGTTTCTCCTCTCCATGTAGGAATTTTTTCACTTAATAACTAGAGTAAACTATTTAATGTTAactatacttttttaataaattatacttatatttttatttttcaaaataataatagagtgacacatatttatatttgtgatatatatttacatttatgtgatatatattataaaaataaaatgatcataaaaagtaattttttatattttaaaagaaaaagtaaagaaaagaaaaaataatattaaatgaatttaaaaactttatacatgtcaaactatatttttttatatataataatatacgtTTTCTAGATTCTACATAAACCTTTCAtttattaaggaaaaaaaaagttttttacaCCACAATTCATATATAACATACATtctacatatttattttttaattacactttatattttaataaaatattaatttatttgagttTTGAGTGAGAGTGTAAAGAATATGGATGTCAGCATattaatattcttaaaaatattatattgtcagttttttaaaatattataattatatatctaataAGGAGATTATtgcaattatgaaaaaaaatataagaaaataaatataatttaagaataaGAGGAATAATAGttattgtgaatggtttttTGTAATAACTTAGttgctttttcatttttcttacagttaaataaacttttatccTTTTATTGACTTCAAACTGTTGAATACTAAAACATCTGCGAAtctataattttgtatttttttgaaaatattcaccttaataaaaatattttacaatatgattttttcttaaaaacgAATTAGATATTTATGCATAACGTGTGGTTTCCAAAtggatttatttaattatttgagcgtaaatttaattgaatttgcaAAACAACATAAGATGCTTATAATGTAATATGGGAAAGGTACCTGAGCTATTGTTCACAGTAGATACTGATGGAATTGAAATGCTTGTAGGAGAAACTTTGACTTGGTTAGATTCAAAATGCTGCTCATCTTCCTCAACAATTTCATTTGTTTCCTTATGGTTTGCTGACTCAATTATTTGTTCTAACATATCGCATTCTTCAATAGAAAGTGTTTTCAACTGAGTCAAATATCCTGTGATATTGGCTGAGAATACATGTTTTAATTCTCCACATCCACATATTCTCACTTTTTGAAGATTCTGGAAAATTTTGGATTGCATGGAATGCCCTATTGTAAATTGATCTTCATTTTCCTTTGTTTTGTCATCACCAACTGTATGTTTctctaatttttcaaaagacCCGTTGGCAGGTAGACAACCATGCCATAAAGTTTTTAGATGATTCATGTCGGTGATCTCCATATAACGTAACTTGGAGAAAATATTTCCCATCTTATTCAAATAATTGCTAGTGTCAACCAAACACTCTATTTCTTCACAATAACCTATCTTGAGTTCTTCCAACTCATTCATACCTTcttcaatttcaaatatatCAGGCATCATATTTTTTGCATCTCTCTTAATATTTTCTACAAATAGCACTTTTGCTTTTTTGGCCAAACCTTTAATAACCTCATTTGATATGTCAAAATAATCAATTCCTAAAGTTCTCTCAGAAGAGGAAAACTCTCGAAATCTATCAGTATCATATCCTAATATAATTTCATACCTTTGCAGCTTTTGGGGGACACTAAATGAGTTAGAGAATTTAACACTTTCTTCCTTTCGATCATTCCACTAgtctttaaaaatatacaattctTCTAGAAATGGGATTCTTTTGATCTCTTCAAAAATATTGCTTTCAATGTCACAAATTTTAAACTCTAACAACTTCAAGTTTGTAAGTGTTCTGAGTGCAACATCAGTTTGCAAGTCAAGGAATGAAGGCAATGAACAACGATGAAATGAAAGACTTTGCAGTTTCTTCATATCTCTCACAAATGAAATGTCTCTCAAATTCCAATTTTGAAGGATCAGACAATGGAGATTTGTTAATGATTTGAAAGACGTTGTTGACAACTGCAACCGATCGTCGTTTTTATTGGTAATAATCAAAACTCTAAGTTTTCCCATTCTTTCAAAAATTCCATCAGATACTTCTGATTTTGTTTGTATAGTTAAAAATTCAAGATTGGAACAATCCACATCATCTGGAAATTTCACACACCATAGATATCTTATCGAACCTTGCTCCAAACTTACATCCTTTTCCACTTCACACTTGATGatcttattttcattctttgctATCCAATGGGCTACATCACGAACCAAGTCATGCATTTTGACACATTCATCATCCGCCTCCAACAATAAACAAGAACTTACAAGCTTGATTTTGGCTTCAGTCACTTCAGCCCTTGCCGCTTCATATGTTTCAACTTCTCCAGCCACACCTAACCCTATTGCACATCTTATTAAACATTCCAGTGTAATCTCATAATCTTCGGGGAATACAGAACACAATAGGAAAAGTGATCTAGCTTCTTCAGTATCTAGATTATCGTAGCTCAACTGCAGACACTTATAGGGATCTCGCAAACCTTTTGCAATATTGATCGGCTTAGAACTTTTCAATTTATTCAACGCATAACGCCATATCGCCTCTTGTTTTCCCTTCAAGCTACTAGCAACAGCTACAATGGCAACAGGCAATcctttacattcatttgatattgatattccCAAATGCTTGATATTTTCAGGAGTGTCTTTAGATATCAGTGCTTTGTTTTGGAAGAGAGTCCATGCTTCTTCATCAGTTAAGATGggtagataaatatttttttgacaattcaTTGAAATACAAACATCTTCAGATCTAGTGGTAATGAGAATCTTGCAGCCTTTATGGTATTCAGAGGAGGGAATCCCTATGCGACCAAAATCAAGTTTTTCCCACACATCATCCACAATGATAAGAATTTTTTTCTCCTGCATTAGTATCATGCACAACCGTTGAGATCTTTCCATTTGTTTATCTTCTGGAAATTTATACTGCAATGAACTTGCAATTTTGTCTTGAATAGTGGAAACTTCTACCGTACTAGACACAGGAGCAAAAATAACTTTGTCAAAAAGATGCTCAGCGTCTGCTATCTTCTTAACTTCCATTGCTAATGTGGTTTTACCACAACCCCCCATTCCGTACAATCCAATCATCGCAACCCCATCATCTTTCAATGCTTCCATTAGTTGATCAAAAGCAGATTTTCTACTGTcaaaattaatacttttttctGTGAGAATATCAAAAGTGTTTGAAGGAATTGAGGCAATGTGTTGAAGTTCTATATATTGTCTACCTTCTTGAATGATCTTtttgttgggaaacagcggtatttgttccctcctctatgaaccccaaaatgggcactatgcggaagcgtaaaaaatTGAAAGCGTagggaaagagaaaattaacactggaaattttaacgtggaaaatcctctcggaaaaaaccacgggacctagtccagaaaattatctccactatgaaagtaggattacagtgttttctctcactctctgaggatttCTCTGTAaatatctcaccctctcggatggtacaCAAAACTCTCAGTTTTACACACTCACAAAACAGACTCTCTCTGTTTTTTACTCACACTACCGTGGCTTCACTTCTTTCTCTCACGGTGGTTTTCTCCTTCTCTCACTGCCAGATTTCTTCACTCTGAATTGAGTGGCTTTGCTTCtctgtgtatatatattttgctgCTGCccattttacattcatttataatgaatgaagggagaaaaagaaggaaacatAGTTGGTGAATTTGGAGCAATTCACGGAACTTTAAGCAAATGAGTGGTGCTTTTGGTGGAGGTGGCAGACACAAGACAATGCTTCCATCATTTTAGTTTAATGATGGGTCCCATTTTGGGTTTTATTcaacaaaactcccccataaaacaaaaatgggtcTTCCATCCCGTCTTCGTATCTTAACTTAGTTGGAAGGTACCATGACACCAGCACCTTGACaacaatcttcaaccttcttggttgGTACTGATTTAGTCATCATGTCAGACCAATTCAAGTCTGTatggattttctctatcttcaatttcttctcatccagcgcttctcgtatccagtgataccgcacgtcgatatgcttcgagcgtgaatggaacatggggttcttggttagatGGATAGTACTTTGATTATCACAGTTGACCACATAATCGTCTTGATTatgtcctaattcacttaggaaattcttcatccatagcatctctttagaggcttcagtcactgctacatactctgcttcagcGGTAGACAATGTCACACATTTCTGTAGTTTTGACTGCCAAGAAACAGCTCCCCCTAcaaaagtaatcagataacctgatgttgacttccttgaatcgacaTCTCCAGCCATGTCTGAGTCTGAATATCCGATTAACTTTAGATCtccattgccaaaacacaagcttcttttggCAGATCCTCTTAGATACCTCAGTATCCACTTAACAGCTTCCCAATGCTCCTTTCCTGGATTCGACAGGAATCTGCTCACAACTCCTACAGCATAGCCAATATCTGGCcttgtacaaaccattgcatacataaggctacccacggcagaagagtagggtaccttgttcatttcttccttttcttcttcattctttggacattgaGACTTGCTAAGTTTGAAATGTCCAGCAATTGGAACACGAGCAGATTTggcattgtgcatgttgaaccttttgagaatcttctcaatgtaatcttcttgagatacccatagcattcttctagaacgatctctggagattttcattccaagtatcttctttactgcacccaggtctttcatggcaaaagacttgctcaatgccttcttgagagcagctattttaattttgtccttccctacaatcaacatatcatcaacatacaagagaagtatgatggactcaccattttcataatgcttcacaaacacgcaatggtctgcggaggtcttcttgaaattatgttggatcatgaaggaatcgaatttcttgtaccattgtcttggagcttgcttcagaccatagaggcttttcttcagacgacacaccaagtgttctttgcctggttcttcaaaaccctctggttgcttcatgtaaatttcttcctctaAGTCTCCATGTAAGAATGCTGTTTTGACGTCCAGTTGTTCAATCTCCAGGTCTAGTGTTGCTGCCAGACCGAGAATTGCTctaatggatgtcatcttcacCACTGGTGAAAATATTTCGTCGAAgtctattcctttcttctggttgcaccccttcacgacaattcgtgctttgtaccttgggcttaggttgttctcttcattcttgagcttgaacacccatttgttctgcaatgctcttctttcttttggtaattctaccaaatcataagtctgattttcctttaaggattgcatctcctcttccatggcttgcaaccatttgtctttgtcttccgtctccattgcttctacaaagctttgaggttcaccttcatcagtaaaattaacatattcatctgaaaaataccttcttgacgGTTGTTTCTGCCTTGTTGATCGTCTCAATTGGGATTCTTGTGGAGCATCCTCAATTGCTTGATCTTCCACCGTCAGATTAGGTTGATCTGCTTCTTCAGTCATCTCATCAAGTTGTAACTCCTGATTTGGCTCAGCTTGATGAGTCTCTCCCCCTGAGTTGTTCATCACAATAGGGCTTTGATCACTTATCAGCTTAAGTGTTGGTTTCTCaactttcttgatgtcttggattgtctgatcttcaaagaacaccacatctctgcttcgaacaatctttctgtttgcaggatcccataatctgaaaccaaattcatctcttggagaaccaaggtatatgcactctttcgctttagcatcgagctttgctctttcatctttcggaaTGTGAACTGCTGCCTTACATCCGAAGACTCTCAAGTTGCGATATGAGGCCTTTTTACCAGACCATACTTCTTCTGGGATCTTACCATTCAATGGTCTTGATGGTGATAAGTTGATCAATTGAGTTGCTGTTAGCACTGCCTCCCCCCAGAATGTCTTGGGAAGTTTTGCATGAGACAACATGCTCCTGACCTTCTCAGCAATCGTTCTGTTGAATCTTTCAGCTACACCATTCATCTGAGGTGTCTTGGGAGGTACTTTCTCATGTTTGATCCcatgagtcttgcaatagtgCTCGAACAGACCTCTATACTCTCCACCATTATCGCTTCTCAgacatttcaactttctaccagtttcacgttcaactgaggcgtgaaactccttgaagattcgtagaacttcatcttttctcttcaatggatagacccacaattttctggagtggtcatcaatgaaggtaacaaaatattgagcaccACCAAGGGATTTTTCAGATGTTGAACAAACATCTGAGTGtacaagatccaaaatatgctcttttcttcttccactttcagATCTACGGAAGGACACTCTACGCTGCTTACCTGCTAGGCagtcttcacataattcaagtggTTGTCCTTTTATACTCTGGAGATGATCTTTCGCAAGGATCTCTAATCCTTTCTCGCTCATGTGGCCCAGTCTTTTGTGCCACaactccttactttcttcttgagcaacattcgtctctcctttgtatatttttccttgCATGCAGTACAAGGAGCCTTCCTTCTTGTCTCgagcaacaatcatgcttcctcGGCTAAGTTTCCATTTTCCATCGCTGAACTGGTTGTTCATTCCAGCATCATCTAGCTTACCGACTGAGATAAGGTTTAGACGTATCTCTGGTACATGTCTTACCTCCTTcagcacaagtttgtttccattttctgtcgtcaaagtcacttctcctatgcccacaattttgcttgtgacatgattacccatcttcactgttccaaaatctcctttttgataggatgagaagaatccctcatgaggagtaacatggaaagatgctccggtatctactatccaagtgcaatcatcaaaagcaatatttagatagtttacctcagtgataaggaacacattctcatcatttgataccaCCGCTGTTGTGGTcttttcctccaacttctttttgggaTCTACCACATCAGGGTGTACAGTTCCATTCTTCTGATCTCTTTTCAGGAATCTACATTCTTGCTTCTTGTGaccatcttttccacaataGAAGCATGTCAGACCTTTGGAACGAGACTTGAATCTTCCTCGTGACTTTTCACGTTTTCCTTTGCTTCTGTTttcactccttcctctattctcaacaacattggcttctgagtgactactcgatcccctttctttccttctggatTCTTCATTCAGTAAACTGCCTGTGATGTTATCCAGACTGAGCTTTCCATCTGGTGCTGAGTTACTGAGAGTGACCACCAACGTGTCCCAACTCTCCGGTAGAGAACTAAGGAGTAAAAGAGCTTGTAACTCGTCATCAATCTTCATATCCACCTTCATTAGTTGgttcacaatacctttgaaggtgTTGAGATGCTCGATCATATTCTGGTCGTCAGTGTACTCCAACTTTACGAGTCGTCTGACTAGGTGAGCTTTGTTCCTGGgagtcttcttttgaatcattgattcaagctttgtccataactcatacGCATTGGTATAAGTCGATACATGCTCAAAGAGACTTCTGTCGATGTATTTCCGAATCATAGCCACTGTTTTACGATTCAGAATCTCCCAGTCTTTTTCGGCCTTCCCTTCTGGAATTTCCGGATTTGTGATCGGTTCATACAAATCCTTGCAGtatagatggtcttccatcatcGGCTTCCAGTAGGAGTAATTATCCGCAGTTAActtgaacatgtctccttccatcttgagtTTCACAGGACCGTGACTTTTCGAAccggtagctctgataccactgttgggaaacaacggtatttgttccctcctctgtgaaccccaaaatgggcactatgcggaagcgtaaaaaatTGAAAGCGTAGGGAAAGAGAATattaacactggaaattttaacgtggaaaatcctctcggaaaaaaccacgggacctagtccagaaaattatctccactatgaaagtaggattacagtgttttctctcactctctgaggatttCTCTGTAaatatctcaccctctcggatggtacaCAAAACTCTCAGTTTTACACACTCACAAAACAGACTCTCTCTGTTTTTTACTCACACTACCGTGGCTTCACTTCTTTCTCTCACGGTGGTTTTCTCCTTCTCTCACTGCCAGATTTCTTCACTCTGAATTGAGTGGCTTTGCTTCtctgtgtatatatattttgctgCTGCccattttacattcatttataatgaatgaagggagaaaaagaaggaaacatAGTTGGTGAATTTGGAGCAATTCACGGAACTTTAAGCAAATGAGTGGTGCTTTTGGTGGAGGTGGCAGACACAAGACAATGCTTCCATCATTTTAGTTTAATGATGGGTCCcatttttggttttattcaaCACTTTTGAAGGTCTACTTTTTTAATTGCCAACTTCTTTCCTAAACGATATCGCCAAATCCAATTTGGACAGTATCCaaaaaaacaactctttttggCATTTGTCTCTTTCAGCAAACGATTCACATATTCTGAATTAATGTTTGCATTCTCCAACCATTTATCAATAACTCCAGCAGTCTCTAAGGTTTGTTTTCGAGCACGTATGACACGATCATCTACATCCTTTATCGTTTGGATcaagttgtcttcttctttatcaAGCTCTTTAACAAAACTATTAAAGCGAAGGGAGTATTGTAATTGATTAATAGCCCCACATGCCACGTCTTTTAAAACATCAGACAAAAATCCATTCAGAATGTTCATCAATTCACTCTACTGGATTCAACTTAAATAACCTGATAGTacagatataaaataaataaacataattagtTTTGTACAACCAACTCAATAAGTACaaatttttattagtaaaaaaacaGGCCAATTTTACAAAATGATACGTAAAACGTACCAATATAATTATCAATATAAGCatcatttcataattttaaagaacaattttttttaaaacaacaaagtttaagttaaatgaaaaataaatattttaatataaaaatagttatgacttttctaattttgttttttatgttttgaagcAATTCTTTGAAGACTATACAAGTTAAGGTAATGAAATATAAcctaattcaataaaataagatttatatatataacctaaAGGGATATAATTAGATGTAAAAAGTCAGATTTTATGTGTAAATTGAGGCTAGGATGGCTAACAAACTTTGAGTTGAATATGTTGttggttttaattattgaaCCAAACCTATCTTGACAAATACTGTATGTGATGGAATGAGTCTTTATTTATTACAatctttttcataaataatatcttaacgataggattaaaaaataaaatatattatttatcaaaatataaatacagTTTATTCATATCCTcaattattgattaaaaattatcacatattaatttaaacttaatgACATATTTATAAGGTCATTACTttcacttattatttttttgaaatatcttttaaagtaactaattttaaataaaaataggaaaatgatTATTAATATAGATctaatgatattattattgtatttacacatttataaattatctaataataaaaactgcttctaaaatatttaagtttcaaataaatgatattataaaaaatttaaattttgaccACGACCAAAAAATGTCttcaagttttcttttctttaaaatttaacttttacaatatatatatatatatatatatatataattataaacataagaaaaaaaaatttaaggatatataaacatataattttaaaatttagatttaattttcataacatACTTAAATCTTAACATAAGTTCACTCTAGAGAATGGATACATTTGAGCAACTAATCCTTGACTGGTGatggaaaattaaaattttaaaaatgagaaagcTGTAATCACGTACCTCTTTGATGCTATGTAATGTAAAATAATGGGTGATTTGATCAGAAAGAAGCTTCAAAGTCTGCTACAAGAAACAGTATCATTGATTTAGAACATTGAATATATGAACTAAAGAAACTAGGATttgttgaatattatttatcaaaatataaatacagTTTATTCATAATTCATATCCTcaattattgattaaaaattattatatattaatttaaacttaatgACATACTTATAAGGTCATTACTttcacttattatttttttgaaatatcttttaaagtaactaattttaaataaaaataggaaaatgatTATTAATATAGATctaatgatattattattgtatttacacatttataaattatctaataataaaaaataattataaaacatttaattttcaaataaattatattataaaatttatattttgaccACGCCCAAAAAAAATCTTCgagtttccttttctttaaaatttaacttttacaatatctatatctatatctctctctctctctatatatatatatatatatatatatatatgattataaacataagaaaaacataagaaaaaaaagtaaaggatatgaaaacttatataatattaaaatttagatttaattgTCACAACATACTTAAATCTTAACATAATTTCACCCTAGAGAAGGGATAAATTTGAACAACTAATCCTTGACTGGTgagaaattatagaaaattaaaatttaaaaaaaatgagaaagctTTAATCACGTACCTCTTTGTTTAGAATATTGATGCTATATGTAATGTACAATAATGGGTGATTTGGTCGGAAAGCAGCTTCAAAGTCTGCTACAAGAAACAGTATCATTGATTTAGAACATTGAATATATGAACTAAAGAAACTAGGATTTGAGCAAAAATATGAAACCTTACctctttaaaatattgaaagaaaattaaattgaaaaaaaaatcaatatatgcACATATATATGCACATTGAATATAATATGTATTTCATAATGCTTAACATTACATATTTGATAACTGTTATGTCATAACATtttgataatttgttttatCACATTTCACTTACAAATAATTACACACCACAGTACAAATATATGCacataattaaatatcataGATAAGATATCATGAAAAAAGTATTACTTAAGCAAGAATGACTTGTTTGagtgaaaatttaataaaccaAAAGTCATTAAACtcaatataactaaaataacaaCATATTTAATCTCAAACTTTACTATATCATTTTGACTCATATTCAAAC
This window of the Vigna angularis cultivar LongXiaoDou No.4 chromosome 7, ASM1680809v1, whole genome shotgun sequence genome carries:
- the LOC108336480 gene encoding probable disease resistance protein At4g27220 encodes the protein MEALKDDGVAMIGLYGMGGCGKTTLAMEVKKIADAEHLFDKVIFAPVSSTVEVSTIQDKIASSLQYKFPEDKQMERSQRLCMILMQEKKILIIVDDVWEKLDFGRIGIPSSEYHKGCKILITTRSEDVCISMNCQKNIYLPILTDEEAWTLFQNKALISKDTPENIKHLGISISNECKGLPVAIVAVASSLKGKQEAIWRYALNKLKSSKPINIAKGLRDPYKCLQLSYDNLDTEEARSLFLLCSVFPEDYEITLECLIRCAIGLGVAGEVETYEAARAEVTEAKIKLVSSCLLLEADDECVKMHDLVRDVAHWIAKNENKIIKCEVEKDVSLEQGSIRYLWCVKFPDDVDCSNLEFLTIQTKSEVSDGIFERMGKLRVLIITNKNDDRLQLSTTSFKSLTNLHCLILQNWNLRDISFVRDMKKLQSLSFHRCSLPSFLDLQTDVALRTLTNLKLLEFKICDIESNIFEEIKRIPFLEELYIFKD